The Caulifigura coniformis genome includes a region encoding these proteins:
- a CDS encoding ribose-phosphate diphosphokinase has product MPPARPSGPRPVSFQTAHGELCLLAGSANTQLARKIAAELGVELIPCEAHYFSDGNVFVRILENVRGRDCFIIQGVHQPVNDNFVELLFWIDALRRASANHVTAVVPYFSYAKGDKKDEPRVSIRARVCADAIQGAGAERCLMMDLHSPQIQGFFHIPVDHLYARYVMCDHIKQLNIPDLVVCSPDIGFAKNASAYANYLGVPVVIGNKTRRDHSERAEVLEVIGDVQGKNVLITDDFTISGGTLIAMADVLAARGAKDIYAAVSHGALAKGVAARIAASRIKLLFMTDTIEPQQDPLPPNICIVSVAKLFAEAIRSIHDRTSVSQLFPGGPPGTPL; this is encoded by the coding sequence ATGCCTCCTGCACGTCCGTCCGGTCCTCGCCCCGTCTCCTTCCAGACCGCTCATGGCGAACTCTGCCTGCTCGCCGGCTCGGCGAACACCCAGCTCGCCAGAAAGATCGCGGCCGAACTCGGCGTCGAGCTCATCCCCTGTGAGGCCCACTACTTCAGCGACGGCAACGTCTTCGTCCGGATCCTCGAAAACGTCCGCGGACGCGATTGCTTCATCATCCAGGGCGTCCACCAGCCGGTGAACGACAACTTCGTCGAACTCCTCTTCTGGATCGACGCCCTCAGACGCGCCAGCGCCAACCACGTCACCGCCGTCGTCCCCTATTTCAGCTACGCCAAGGGCGACAAGAAGGATGAGCCCCGCGTTTCGATCCGCGCCCGCGTCTGCGCCGACGCCATCCAGGGGGCCGGAGCCGAACGCTGCCTCATGATGGACCTGCATTCCCCGCAGATCCAGGGCTTCTTCCACATCCCTGTGGACCACCTCTACGCCCGCTACGTGATGTGCGATCACATCAAGCAGCTCAACATCCCCGATCTCGTCGTCTGCAGCCCCGATATCGGGTTCGCCAAGAACGCCTCCGCCTACGCCAACTACCTCGGCGTTCCGGTCGTCATCGGCAACAAAACCCGACGCGACCACTCCGAGCGGGCCGAAGTGCTGGAAGTCATCGGCGACGTGCAGGGCAAGAACGTCCTCATCACCGACGACTTCACGATCTCCGGCGGAACGCTCATCGCCATGGCCGACGTCCTGGCCGCCCGCGGCGCGAAAGACATCTACGCCGCCGTCTCCCACGGAGCGCTGGCCAAAGGCGTCGCCGCCCGGATCGCCGCCAGCCGAATCAAGCTGCTGTTCATGACCGACACCATCGAGCCGCAGCAGGACCCACTCCCTCCGAACATCTGCATCGTCTCCGTCGCCAAGCTGTTCGCCGAAGCCATCCGCTCCATCCACGACCGCACCAGCGTCAGCCAGCTCTTCCCCGGCGGCCCCCCCGGAACGCCGCTGTAG
- a CDS encoding alpha/beta fold hydrolase — protein MNAWLEPERLEQGYVIVLPGIEGRSFLNRGIAAGLVDGGVPYGIEIYDWTDGPLWAIYNLRSRKLHARQALILKEKILAYRAEHPGRPVYLVGHSGGGALSLLAAEGLPEGTGVTGIVMIVPAISPGFPLERALAHVEQGIWNYRSIGDIVYLGALTTLFGTVDGRHAPAAGAVGFARPADPRLQEIAFRLEMLRDWNTGGHLSCTNRAFIRKWIAPLLLTHSG, from the coding sequence GTGAATGCCTGGCTCGAACCCGAAAGGCTGGAACAGGGCTACGTGATCGTCCTGCCCGGCATCGAAGGGCGCAGCTTCCTCAATCGCGGAATCGCAGCCGGCCTGGTCGACGGCGGAGTTCCCTACGGGATCGAGATCTACGACTGGACCGATGGCCCCCTCTGGGCCATCTACAACCTCCGCAGCCGCAAGCTCCACGCACGGCAGGCGCTGATCCTGAAAGAGAAGATCCTCGCCTATCGGGCGGAGCACCCCGGCCGTCCTGTCTATCTGGTCGGCCACTCTGGCGGAGGCGCCCTCTCGCTGCTGGCTGCCGAAGGTCTGCCGGAAGGAACGGGCGTCACCGGCATCGTGATGATCGTCCCCGCCATTTCCCCCGGGTTCCCTCTCGAACGAGCCCTCGCCCACGTCGAACAGGGCATCTGGAACTACCGCTCCATCGGTGACATCGTCTACCTCGGCGCCCTGACGACGCTCTTCGGCACCGTCGATGGCAGACACGCCCCCGCGGCCGGCGCCGTCGGGTTCGCCCGTCCGGCCGATCCCCGACTCCAGGAGATTGCGTTTCGCCTCGAAATGCTCCGCGACTGGAACACCGGCGGGCATCTCTCCTGCACAAACCGGGCGTTTATCCGGAAGTGGATCGCGCCGCTGCTGCTCACGCACAGCGGCTGA
- the lpxB gene encoding lipid-A-disaccharide synthase, with amino-acid sequence MHVFFSVGEPSADQHGAHLIAELRRRDPSIHCSGFGGPLMEKAGFDSLFRLTDMAVMGVTEVLPMIPRFYSQYLRAKQFLRAARPDVCVLIDFPGFNWWIASAAKEAGIEVIYYCPPQMWAWAGWRIRKMRRLVDRVLSVLPFEADWYNDRGMPAEYVGHPFYDEVAERPLDREVCRRLERSAPRRCAILPGSRNQEVRRNFPMMLDVVERLARKHPDVRFPVACFRQSQRQFCENVLREDGRELPVDFCLGETSEIIATADCILMVSGSVSLEVLSRGKPATAMYRCSPSMYLLGRFLGQCDYMSLPNMMVNRPLMPEFPLARHSDANVTKITAELDRWLSDPVALQRTASEMRELAAVAATRGGISRAVDSLLRSSNSTARAA; translated from the coding sequence ATGCACGTCTTCTTTTCCGTCGGTGAACCGAGTGCCGATCAGCACGGCGCTCACCTCATCGCTGAATTGCGCCGCCGCGACCCGTCCATCCACTGCTCCGGATTCGGCGGCCCTCTCATGGAGAAGGCCGGCTTCGACTCGCTCTTCCGACTCACCGACATGGCCGTCATGGGAGTGACCGAAGTCCTCCCCATGATCCCCCGGTTCTATTCCCAGTACCTCCGCGCAAAGCAGTTCCTCCGGGCAGCCCGGCCCGATGTCTGCGTCCTGATCGATTTTCCCGGCTTCAACTGGTGGATCGCCAGCGCCGCAAAGGAAGCTGGCATCGAGGTCATCTACTACTGCCCGCCGCAGATGTGGGCCTGGGCCGGCTGGCGGATCCGCAAGATGCGCCGCCTCGTCGACCGCGTCCTCTCGGTCCTCCCCTTCGAGGCCGACTGGTACAACGACCGCGGCATGCCGGCCGAGTATGTCGGCCACCCCTTCTACGACGAGGTCGCCGAACGACCTCTCGACCGCGAGGTCTGCCGCCGCCTCGAACGCTCCGCTCCGCGACGCTGCGCCATCCTTCCCGGATCACGAAACCAGGAAGTCCGCCGCAACTTCCCCATGATGCTCGACGTCGTCGAGCGCCTCGCGCGAAAGCACCCCGACGTCCGCTTTCCCGTCGCCTGCTTCAGGCAGTCCCAGCGCCAGTTCTGTGAGAACGTCCTCCGCGAAGATGGACGAGAGCTGCCTGTCGACTTCTGCCTCGGCGAAACGTCCGAGATCATCGCGACGGCCGACTGCATCCTCATGGTCTCCGGCTCCGTCAGCCTGGAAGTCCTCTCCCGCGGGAAGCCGGCGACGGCGATGTACCGCTGTTCCCCATCGATGTACCTGCTCGGCCGGTTCCTCGGACAGTGCGACTACATGTCGCTGCCGAACATGATGGTCAACCGCCCGCTCATGCCCGAGTTCCCGCTGGCCCGGCACTCCGATGCCAACGTGACGAAGATCACCGCGGAACTCGATCGCTGGCTGTCCGACCCCGTCGCACTTCAGCGCACCGCGAGCGAAATGCGCGAGCTCGCCGCAGTCGCTGCCACCCGCGGCGGAATCTCCCGAGCCGTTGACTCCCTCCTGCGCTCCAGCAACTCCACCGCACGCGCCGCCTAG
- a CDS encoding M24 family metallopeptidase, whose product MSPTRPSVLEPISAAELQAIDPDRVREVERRHELLVEYLALRNLQGLLLLRPENFAWLTFGGDNTRRGSSRTTAALFVTPEARLVLCNSADSGQIFDHELGGLGFQLKERPWTEDVSVLCQDLCRGRSFADDTSPGQSTNADLADFRISLASNDHARLRSLGHDLAHCVEAAARNCSLGETEAEVAGQLAHRMMKREITPATIQVMADGQGRRYRHWAYGHDRIERFVTLSAVGRRHGLHVGVARTVCFNSPPQELLDWHQHASLVQATGIYFSRAHWSLGDVWTRIARIYEKFGEAEEWRAAEQGEVIGYAPVEHLIVPRSERQLPAGSAIFWHPSVRSSAVGDTVLVREGRVEMLTQTDSWPTLPIAVKNDPVPQPAILCRETPQPG is encoded by the coding sequence ATGTCGCCGACGCGTCCCTCCGTCCTCGAACCGATCTCGGCCGCCGAGCTGCAGGCCATCGATCCTGATCGCGTTCGCGAGGTCGAGCGTCGTCACGAATTGTTGGTCGAGTATCTGGCGCTTCGCAATCTTCAGGGGTTGCTTCTTCTACGGCCGGAAAACTTTGCGTGGCTGACGTTCGGAGGAGACAACACGCGCCGGGGAAGCTCGCGGACGACGGCGGCGCTGTTCGTGACACCGGAAGCGCGGCTGGTGCTGTGCAACTCGGCCGACTCGGGGCAGATCTTCGATCATGAACTGGGGGGCCTCGGCTTCCAGCTGAAAGAGCGTCCGTGGACCGAGGATGTTTCGGTTCTGTGCCAGGATCTGTGCCGCGGGAGGTCGTTTGCGGACGACACGTCGCCCGGTCAAAGCACGAATGCGGATCTGGCGGACTTTCGGATTTCCCTGGCGAGCAACGATCACGCCCGATTGCGCTCGCTGGGCCACGACCTGGCGCACTGCGTGGAAGCGGCCGCGAGGAACTGCTCGCTGGGCGAGACAGAGGCGGAGGTGGCGGGCCAGCTGGCGCATCGGATGATGAAGCGGGAGATTACTCCGGCGACAATCCAGGTGATGGCGGACGGGCAGGGCCGGCGCTATCGGCACTGGGCGTACGGGCACGACCGAATTGAACGTTTCGTGACGCTGAGCGCCGTGGGGCGGCGTCACGGTCTGCATGTGGGCGTCGCGCGGACCGTCTGTTTCAACAGTCCTCCGCAGGAGCTGCTGGACTGGCATCAGCATGCCAGCCTGGTGCAGGCGACGGGTATCTATTTCAGCCGGGCCCACTGGTCGCTGGGCGATGTGTGGACACGGATTGCGCGGATCTATGAGAAGTTCGGCGAAGCGGAAGAGTGGCGCGCGGCCGAGCAGGGGGAAGTGATCGGGTATGCGCCGGTGGAGCACCTGATTGTTCCGCGGAGCGAGCGCCAGTTGCCGGCAGGTTCGGCGATTTTCTGGCATCCTTCGGTGCGCTCTTCGGCCGTGGGAGATACGGTGCTGGTTCGTGAGGGGCGCGTCGAGATGCTGACGCAGACGGACAGCTGGCCGACGCTTCCGATTGCCGTGAAGAACGATCCGGTGCCGCAGCCGGCGATTCTGTGTCGTGAGACTCCGCAGCCGGGTTAA
- the metW gene encoding methionine biosynthesis protein MetW yields the protein MCAKRIFLPDPRDILADDLLMQQIETGSRVLDLGCGDGRLLARLRDERGCSVMGVERDEDFLVAAIEKGLPIIRADLNVELSDIPDRAFDFAVLSQTLQQVSRPKQLLNEIFRIARRALVVVPNFGHWKVRLQVAWAGRAPVTDSLPYEWFESPNVHFLTLRDFRELAGRGNFRIVKELPIIGGRAVDRAWGANLRAHSALYVLERSDRPDEKAAITSAPVFEAGTAAPTASN from the coding sequence ATGTGTGCCAAGCGAATCTTCCTCCCCGACCCCCGCGACATCCTCGCCGACGACCTGCTCATGCAGCAGATCGAGACCGGCAGCCGCGTGCTCGACCTCGGCTGTGGCGATGGCCGACTCCTGGCCCGCCTCCGTGATGAACGCGGATGCTCCGTCATGGGCGTTGAGAGGGATGAAGATTTCCTCGTCGCCGCCATCGAGAAGGGGCTCCCGATCATTCGGGCCGACCTCAACGTCGAACTCAGCGACATCCCGGACCGCGCCTTCGACTTCGCCGTCCTCAGCCAGACCCTGCAGCAGGTCAGTCGTCCCAAGCAGCTCCTCAATGAAATCTTCCGGATCGCCCGGAGAGCCCTCGTCGTCGTCCCCAACTTCGGCCACTGGAAAGTCCGCCTCCAGGTCGCCTGGGCCGGCCGAGCACCGGTCACCGACTCCCTTCCCTACGAATGGTTCGAATCGCCGAACGTCCACTTCCTGACGCTGCGCGATTTCCGTGAGCTGGCGGGCCGCGGCAACTTCCGCATCGTGAAAGAGCTGCCGATCATCGGCGGTCGTGCCGTCGACCGCGCCTGGGGAGCCAACCTCCGCGCGCACAGCGCCCTCTACGTCCTCGAACGATCCGATCGTCCCGACGAGAAAGCCGCCATCACCTCGGCCCCCGTTTTCGAGGCAGGAACGGCGGCTCCCACCGCGTCGAACTAG
- a CDS encoding flagellar biosynthesis protein FlhF, giving the protein MDAWTACRSLAICVLFVSSAGSAFAAAEGFRTANFVVNAPTQEIAQKVGNCAEYWREELAVEWLGKKLPNWYKPCEVTVQVGQIGAGGATTFSFEGGEVFGWRMRVQGTLERILDSVVPHEVSHTIFACHFRRPLPRWADEGAATLVEHISERKRQMDILQQVTRTRDRIPLAQLLQIDEYPKDMQKVLALYAEGYSLADFLVKWHGDRGKQVYLEFLKDALATNWESAFRKHYGFQSLAELDQHWDRWVIAGSPEIRRDDAALALANQPAARPSPSGVIAVAAAEETPRARPGKEIMVRGQSEQPAPAPVDTPRPIATPRMARPLRTASASQNGVTTAAARPANAPPSDRFAEGSLAAPRFAQPPAREERLIPLDLEAPDPITR; this is encoded by the coding sequence ATGGATGCTTGGACTGCCTGTCGCTCTCTGGCGATCTGCGTTCTCTTCGTTTCTTCCGCCGGATCGGCCTTCGCCGCCGCTGAAGGTTTCCGCACCGCCAACTTCGTGGTGAACGCCCCCACGCAGGAAATCGCCCAGAAAGTTGGCAACTGCGCCGAATACTGGCGCGAGGAACTCGCCGTCGAATGGCTCGGAAAAAAACTCCCCAACTGGTACAAGCCCTGCGAAGTCACCGTCCAGGTCGGACAGATTGGAGCCGGCGGAGCCACCACCTTCAGCTTTGAAGGGGGCGAAGTCTTCGGGTGGCGCATGCGCGTCCAGGGAACGCTCGAACGCATTCTCGATTCGGTTGTCCCCCACGAAGTCAGCCACACCATCTTCGCCTGCCATTTCCGTCGCCCCCTCCCGCGCTGGGCCGACGAAGGAGCCGCCACGCTCGTCGAACATATCTCCGAGCGCAAGCGCCAGATGGACATCCTCCAGCAGGTCACCCGCACCCGAGATCGCATCCCCCTCGCGCAGCTCCTGCAGATCGATGAATACCCCAAGGACATGCAGAAAGTCCTCGCTCTCTACGCCGAAGGCTACTCGCTCGCCGACTTCCTCGTGAAATGGCACGGCGACAGGGGGAAGCAGGTCTACCTCGAGTTCCTCAAGGATGCCCTCGCCACCAACTGGGAATCCGCCTTCCGCAAGCACTACGGCTTCCAGTCGCTGGCCGAACTCGATCAGCACTGGGATCGCTGGGTCATCGCCGGAAGCCCGGAGATCCGTCGCGACGACGCCGCCCTCGCCCTCGCGAATCAGCCGGCCGCCCGGCCGTCCCCCAGCGGCGTCATCGCCGTCGCCGCTGCCGAGGAAACGCCTCGCGCCCGCCCCGGAAAAGAAATCATGGTCCGCGGCCAGAGCGAACAACCCGCGCCCGCGCCGGTCGACACCCCCCGCCCGATCGCCACGCCCCGCATGGCCCGACCGCTCCGCACCGCCTCGGCCTCGCAGAACGGCGTGACCACCGCCGCCGCCCGCCCGGCCAACGCCCCCCCCTCCGACCGCTTCGCCGAGGGATCGCTCGCCGCCCCCCGCTTCGCCCAGCCACCCGCCAGGGAGGAACGCCTGATTCCTCTCGACCTGGAAGCCCCCGACCCGATCACCCGCTGA
- a CDS encoding aminotransferase class IV, whose translation MSVTLADWNGEVMPLEDVKVSVLDRGFLFGDGIYEALRVYGGKPFLLREHMDRLKRSLKEVSIDADVDAFEKRTLNLLAKSGIKEGLIYQQVTRGVYPRVHKYPPKGTKPNELVWVKEFTETPFAEFRESGAAVVTVPDLRWKRCDIKSINLLGNCMAAEAAAQAGCQEALLIAEDGSIVEGSHTSAFGVKDGRVWTMPLGPNILPGITRALVLKLANRANIEVIERSLLKSELGQIDELFLTGTTSEVLPVTKVDGHGVGTGKAGPVTLRLVAEYQKEIDELVRS comes from the coding sequence ATGTCTGTGACGTTGGCCGACTGGAATGGAGAGGTGATGCCTCTCGAGGATGTGAAGGTTTCCGTCCTCGATCGGGGTTTCCTCTTCGGTGACGGCATTTACGAGGCCCTGCGGGTATATGGCGGAAAGCCGTTTCTGCTGCGCGAGCACATGGACCGGCTGAAGCGGAGCCTGAAGGAAGTCAGCATCGATGCGGATGTCGACGCCTTCGAAAAGCGGACGCTGAACCTGCTCGCGAAGAGCGGAATCAAGGAAGGGCTGATCTACCAGCAGGTGACGCGCGGCGTGTACCCGCGGGTGCACAAGTATCCGCCGAAGGGGACGAAGCCGAACGAACTGGTGTGGGTGAAGGAGTTCACCGAGACGCCGTTTGCGGAATTCCGGGAGAGCGGCGCGGCGGTGGTGACGGTTCCCGATCTTCGCTGGAAGCGTTGCGACATCAAGTCGATCAATCTCCTGGGGAACTGCATGGCGGCGGAGGCTGCGGCGCAGGCGGGATGCCAGGAGGCACTGCTCATCGCGGAGGACGGGAGCATCGTGGAGGGTTCGCACACGAGCGCCTTTGGAGTGAAGGATGGCAGGGTGTGGACGATGCCGCTGGGCCCGAACATTCTTCCGGGGATCACGCGGGCGCTGGTGCTGAAGCTGGCGAACCGGGCAAACATCGAGGTGATCGAGCGGAGCCTGCTGAAATCGGAACTGGGGCAGATCGACGAGTTGTTCCTGACGGGGACGACTTCGGAGGTGCTGCCGGTGACGAAAGTCGATGGTCATGGCGTCGGAACGGGGAAGGCCGGGCCGGTGACGCTCAGGCTGGTGGCCGAATACCAGAAGGAAATCGACGAACTGGTCCGGTCGTAG
- a CDS encoding DUF1569 domain-containing protein, with protein MQTDDTAPARRSLSFASPQEVIDDCQNLSSAPCRMLGQWTLSQNIRHLAQGVDCFYDGFGFQLNWWRRRILGPLLKHHVLRRGMPQGVRLPVDAGTLLPPAPDDDLPAALEHLKSAIRRLEQEAPRHPHPFFGPLTHEQARQFMLRHAELHLSFAIPAPEPAPR; from the coding sequence ATGCAGACTGACGACACCGCCCCCGCCCGCAGGTCGCTCTCCTTCGCATCCCCGCAGGAAGTCATCGACGACTGCCAGAACCTCTCCTCCGCCCCCTGCCGCATGCTCGGCCAGTGGACGCTCAGCCAGAACATCCGCCACCTCGCCCAGGGCGTCGACTGCTTCTACGACGGCTTCGGCTTCCAGCTGAACTGGTGGAGGCGGCGGATTCTCGGCCCCCTGCTCAAGCACCACGTCCTCCGCAGGGGCATGCCGCAGGGAGTTCGACTCCCCGTCGATGCCGGAACGTTGCTCCCGCCAGCCCCGGATGACGACCTCCCCGCCGCGCTGGAGCACCTGAAATCCGCAATTCGAAGGCTCGAACAGGAAGCCCCCCGCCATCCGCACCCCTTCTTCGGCCCCCTGACCCACGAGCAGGCCCGACAGTTCATGCTGCGACATGCCGAACTGCATCTTTCCTTCGCGATTCCCGCCCCGGAGCCCGCCCCGCGTTGA
- the ribA gene encoding GTP cyclohydrolase II: protein MPALSNLDAAISALKAGKMVIVTDEQDRENEGDLICAAELITPEMVNFMLRQGAGVLCAPLTEDVARRLSLSPIVDRDANTSLHQTPFLIPVDHRDSGTGVSSAARALTLNALANPKAVSSDFVRPGHISPLLAKEGGVLRRAGHTEATVDLMKLAGLHPVGCLIEICSQRGTGMADLDELTEFSREHDIPMITIADIIQHRRVRERLIRREVEVTIPTSEFGAPKFIAYKVDHEDQEPLALVWGDLSTVEAPLVRMHSSCFTGDILGSLRCDCGDQFQMAMKMIVAEGAGAVVYLPQEGRGIGLVAKLKAYQLQDEGLDTVEANHRLGYKADLRDYMVGLQILKDLGLTKIRILTNNPKKTEAFEHWVDLKIVDQVPIVAPPHPHRAGYMNTKRDKMGHKLPK from the coding sequence ATGCCAGCTCTCTCCAATCTCGACGCCGCCATCTCCGCCCTCAAGGCCGGAAAGATGGTCATCGTCACCGACGAACAGGACCGCGAAAACGAAGGCGACCTGATCTGCGCCGCCGAGTTGATCACCCCCGAGATGGTCAACTTCATGCTCCGGCAGGGTGCCGGAGTTCTCTGCGCCCCCCTCACCGAGGACGTCGCCCGACGCCTGTCGCTCTCCCCCATCGTCGATCGCGACGCCAATACCTCGCTCCACCAGACCCCCTTCCTCATCCCCGTCGACCACCGCGACAGTGGAACCGGCGTCAGCTCCGCCGCCCGCGCATTGACGCTCAACGCCCTCGCGAATCCCAAAGCCGTCTCAAGTGATTTCGTCCGCCCCGGACACATCTCTCCCCTCCTGGCCAAGGAAGGAGGTGTCCTCCGCCGGGCCGGCCACACCGAGGCCACCGTCGATCTCATGAAGCTCGCCGGCCTCCATCCCGTTGGTTGCCTCATCGAAATCTGCAGCCAGCGCGGCACCGGCATGGCCGATCTGGACGAACTCACCGAGTTCAGCCGCGAACACGACATCCCGATGATCACCATCGCGGACATCATCCAGCATCGCCGCGTCCGTGAACGCCTGATCCGCCGCGAGGTCGAGGTCACGATCCCTACCTCCGAGTTCGGAGCGCCGAAGTTCATCGCCTACAAGGTCGACCATGAAGACCAGGAGCCGCTGGCCCTCGTCTGGGGCGACCTGTCCACCGTCGAAGCCCCGCTCGTCCGGATGCACTCCTCCTGCTTCACCGGCGACATCCTCGGCTCGCTCCGCTGCGACTGCGGCGACCAGTTCCAGATGGCGATGAAGATGATCGTCGCCGAAGGAGCCGGCGCCGTCGTTTACCTCCCGCAGGAAGGACGCGGCATCGGCCTCGTCGCCAAGCTCAAGGCCTACCAGCTGCAGGACGAAGGGCTCGATACCGTCGAGGCCAACCACCGCCTCGGCTACAAGGCCGACCTCCGCGACTACATGGTCGGCCTCCAGATCCTCAAGGACCTCGGCCTCACGAAGATCCGCATCCTCACGAACAACCCCAAGAAGACGGAAGCCTTCGAGCACTGGGTCGACCTCAAGATTGTCGACCAGGTCCCCATCGTCGCCCCGCCGCATCCCCATCGCGCGGGATACATGAACACCAAACGCGACAAAATGGGCCACAAGCTCCCGAAGTGA